From the Lathyrus oleraceus cultivar Zhongwan6 chromosome 4, CAAS_Psat_ZW6_1.0, whole genome shotgun sequence genome, one window contains:
- the LOC127137325 gene encoding uncharacterized protein LOC127137325 — protein sequence MGSKRRKALPFKAKMPDIANISRLLNELPACFRVTLQGKFGQILDLLSVDVQTPVIIVLAQIYDPPLRSFFFQDFQLTPTLEEFDRLLGFFMKGKTPYNRIGQVPEVEMLALALHIPISDALANWKKRENLFGFWRAYLEEEAKRLFVIHHWDALANILALLIYGLVLFPTHEGFIDSASISIFWAVWKDKQSLVPLVLADTFHTLHTRHQKKNGMLICCLPLLYNWLISYVFKPNAHISEMSNWEWARTLVSLSSKDIIWYRHKLNVEEIIISCGSFPNVSLIGSKGYISYNPMLALRQFGYPMRGKPDDKELEEMVLNDMGTNDPFLLRKITRSWEKVHTIGIELVKKNGAARVPYQQWVSERIKVVKLPFSIEIPLKSTSPEPVPVSLEEVEELRAMVAKLGKEKEDLQSELYKETRENMILKRKSNQRKELLEESRKKNRIEQDLKERVLECLDQANSGLGSLHDQLSKAKRDGQEWKR from the coding sequence ATGGGTTCAAAAAGAAGGAAAGCATTACCATTCAAAGCCAAAATGCCAGATATTGCCAACATATCAAGACTTTTGAATGAGCTTCCCGCATGCTTCAGGGTTACTTTGCAAGGAAAGTTTGGCCAGATTTTGGATCTCCTCTCAGTAGATGTTCAAACACCAGTCATCATCGTTTTGGCTCAGATCTATGATCCTCCGCTTCGAAGTTTCTTTTTCCAAGACTTTCAGTTGACTCCAACCTTGGAGGAATTCGACCGGCTCTTGGGATTTTTTATGAAAGGAAAGACACCGTATAATAGAATTGGTCAGGTACCCGAGGTAGAGATGCTAGCCCTTGCACTCCACATCCCCATATCTGATGCATTGGCTAATTGGAAGAAAAGGGAGAATCTCTTTGGTTTTTGGAGGGCTTACCTAGAAGAAGAAGCAAAAAGGCTGTTTGTGATACATCATTGGGATGCATTGGCAAATATACTAGCTCTTCTCATATATGGGCTAGTATTGTTCCCAACACATGAAGGTTTTATAGATTCGGCTTCCATAAGTATCTTTTGGGCTGTTTGGAAGGATAAACAAAGTTTGGTTCCTCTAGTACTAGCTGACACTTTTCATACTTTGCATACTCGACATCAAAAGAAGAATGGAATGTTGATATGTTGCCTTCCATTGCTCTATAATTGGCTTATCTCATATGTGTTCAAGCCTAATGCTCACATCAGTGAAATGTCCAATTGGGAGTGGGCAAGAACTCTGGTTTCTTTGTCTAGTAAGGATATCATTTGGTACCGACACAAGCTGAATGTTGAAGAAATCATTATCAGTTGTGGTAGTTTCCCAAATGTATCACTAATAGGATCTAAAGGCTACATCAGCTACAACCCCATGCTAGCTCTACGACAGTTTGGATACCCTATGCGTGGGAAACCCGATGATAAAGAGTTAGAAGAGATGGTTTTGAATGATATGGGAACCAATGATCCTTTTCTCCTCCGTAAGATCACCCGATCTTGGGAAAAAGTGCATACCATAGGAATAGAATTAGTAAAGAAGAATGGTGCAGCAAGGGTTCCTTATCAGCAATGGGTCTCGGAGAGGATCAAAGTTGTGAAGCTCCCTTTTTCTATAGAGATTCCTCTAAAGTCTACTTCACCAGAACCAGTCCCTGTTTCTCTTGAAGAGGTggaagaacttcgagccatggtaGCTAAACTTGGAAAGGAGAAAGAGGATCTGCAATCTGAACTCTACAAAGAAACTAGGGAAAATATGATTCTCAAGAGGAAGAGTAACCAAAGGAAGGAACTTTTGGAGGAGAGTCGTAAGAAGAACAGAATTGAGCAAGATCTCAAGGAAAGAGTCTTGGAGTGCCTAGATCAGGCTAATAGTGGATTAGGTTCACTCCATGATCAATTATCTaaggccaaaagagatggacaAGAGTGGAAGCGTTAG